A single region of the Drosophila takahashii strain IR98-3 E-12201 chromosome 2R, DtakHiC1v2, whole genome shotgun sequence genome encodes:
- the Naa35 gene encoding N-alpha-acetyltransferase 35, NatC auxiliary subunit homolog, protein MNGSSVAEPPDFQAATAAAAAAARASSSEQDEWSVGECGFLDPEVQRTMRSGSAAEDITQYPMHGWVDVTREFHDACAELQPGELAQDMLFGLFEAMSAIEIMDPKMDVGMGFDKQDLPPPSFEAAIATGAIKLDDLTPSELIGIYDALFSCLVSWLEGNSMDQVLFTCLYLHAPAQIKDKALRVFCTAVRNLIVVIKNIIAVAAVNEEEDFQLYGNSALLAAEKAQPATVYSSLKEVEDELIRKCKKLTATEDWMAVVHRLRFMRHLFQVIYHVEQMGSNDTVDDKVDIYKILLVASEMLPGIRNTLERGTQPEKGSEAPNPMGFSPRIHDRSQPPAFPRSIKIRDRPASFQFLEEMIARFKYACKVIKYKDYYSALNFFIEYSKKSGQCILSRSVLQSLFSANMRVAHGKLPMKQFLRHSVQIFNSPPVLNAKHPVAADPKVQQHLENFFRYCINMNTFTQFIRICGFNRARQRDKLARLIENFDTIQVDAARLDSLMNQLANERAMEGNESMATALKHSTHFSTWVLYNCFRAMLIFLMSGFELELYAVHEFLYIYWYPYEFLIGFLVSALTRTENILLAQEEYAEHQSKIQSGGKNRKAAKPKKNKKQQRPYRAEIVFYHALLSLCGGMYKAMGALTKDGRVRLPLSKFDNEEIRYNRRFLPFATLTSPPPVSYAEFKNIREHMMRPSVEDLYTYAAKHFDQARNVLESIQNPDQEMLDLLQIARTNFVVMNVLARGHQKELKRQPEFDFSKHSYFPIIKLK, encoded by the exons ATGAACGGAAG CAGCGTTGCGGAGCCTCCGGACTTCCAGGCGGCCACTGCAGCCGCGGCGGCAGCTGCTCGGGCCAGCAGCTCGGAGCAAGACGAGTGGAGCGTGGGCGAGTGCGGATTCCTGGACCCGGAAGTGCAGCGCACCATGCGGAGCGGCAGTGCCGCCGAGGACATCACCCAGTATCCCATGCACGGCTGGGTGGACGTCACCCGGGAGTTCCACGACGCCTGTGCGGAGCTACAGCCCGGTGAACTGGCCCAGGACATGCTCTTCGGCCTGTTCGAGGCCATGTCGGCCATTGAGATCATGGATCCCAAGATGGACGTGGGCATGGGCTTCGACAAGCAGGACCTGCCGCCGCCCTCCTTCGAGGCAGCCATTGCA ACGGGCGCCATTAAACTAGACGATCTCACGCCTTCCGAACTGATTGGCATCTATGATGCCTTGTTTTCCTGCCTGGTCTCCTGGCTGGAGGGCAACTCCATGGACCAGGTGCTCTTCACCTGCCTCTATCTGCATGCTCCTGCCCAAATTAAGGACAAGGCGCTGCGCGTCTTCTGCACAGCTGTGCGCAATCTCATCGTGGTCATCAAGAACATCATTGCCGTGGCCGCCGTcaacgaggaggaggattTCCAGCTGTACGGAAACTCTGCTTTGTTGGCCGCGGAGAAGGCACAGCCGGCGACGGTTTACAGTTCTCTGAAGGAAGTGGAGGACGAGCTAATACGCAAGTGCAAGAAGCTAACGGCCACGGAGGATTGGATGGCCGTGGTTCACCGGTTGCGCTTTATGCGCCACCTCTTTCAGGTCATCTACCACGTGGAGCAGATGGGCAGCAACGACACCGTCGATGACAAAGTTGACATCTACAAGATCCTGCTTGTGGCCTCTGAGATGCTGCCGGGCATAAGGAACACCCTGGAAAGGGGCACCCAACCGGAGAAGGGCT CTGAAGCACCCAATCCCATGGGCTTTTCGCCTCGCATCCACGACCGAAGCCAACCGCCCGCCTTTCCGCGCAGCATCAAGATCAGGGATCGTCCGGCCAGCTTTCAGTTCCTGGAGGAAATGATTGCCCGCTTTAAGTACGCCTGCAAAGTCATCAAGTACAAGGATTACTACTCGGCGTTG AACTTCTTCATCGAGTACAGCAAGAAGTCGGGCCAGTGCATCCTGTCCAGAAGTGTACTACAGAGTCTGTTTAGCGCCAACATGCGGGTGGCGCATGGAAAGCTTCCCATGAAGCAGTTCCTGCGCCACTCGGTGCAGATCTTCAACTCGCCGCCCGTGCTGAATGCAAAGCATCCAGTGGCCGCCGATCCCAAGGTGCAGCAGCATCTGGAAAACTTCTTCCGCTATTGCATCAACATGAACACATTTACCCAGTTTATACGGATCTGCGGCTTTAATCGCGCCAGGCAGCGCGATAAACTGGCGCGACTGATAGAGAACTTCGACACCATCCAAGTGGATGCAGCGCGGCTGGACTCGCTGATGAACCAACTGGCTAACGAGCGGGCCATGGAGGGAAACGAGTCCATGGCCACCGCTCTGAAGCACAGCACCCACTTCTCCACCTGGGTGCTGTACAACTGCTTCCGTGCAATGCTGATCTTCCTGATGTCCGGCTTCGAACTGGAACTGTATGCTGTGCATGAGTTCCTCTACATCTACTGGTACCCCTACGAGTTCCTCATTGGCTTCCTGGTCTCCGCCTTGACGCGCACGGAGAACATTCTGCTGGCCCAGGAGGAGTACGCCGAGCACCAAAGCAAGATTCAGTCGGGCGGCAAAAACCGAAAGGCTGCCAAGccgaaaaagaacaaaaagcaACAGCGACCGTATCGCGCCGAGATCGTCTTCTATCACGCATTACTCAGCCTGTGCGGCGGAATGTACAAGGCCATGGGCGCCTTGACCAAAGACGGACGTGTGCGCCTGCCGCTGTCCAAGTTTGACAACGAGGAGATCCGCTACAATCGCCGCTTCCTGCCCTTCGCCACGCTCACCAGTCCGCCGCCCGTATCGTACGCAGAGTTCAAGAACATCCGGGAGCACATGATGCGCCCCAGCGTCGAGGATCTGTACACTTACGCGGCCAAGCACTTTGACCAGGCGCGCAATGTTCTCGAGAGCATCCAGAATCCCGATCAGGAG ATGCTGGACCTCCTGCAAATCGCTCGAACCAACTTCGTGGTGATGAATGTGCTGGCCCGCGGTCACCAGAAGGAATTGAAGCGCCAGCCAGAGTTTGACTTCTCCAAGCACAGCTACTTCCCCATCATCAAGCTGAAGTAG
- the Zfrp8 gene encoding programmed cell death protein 2 — protein sequence MDIDLGFAEKSDDAAWLSNRYFPSKLGGQPAWLELESLPPTSQMQCSKCQAPKSFLVQLYAPFEDGFNFHRSIYVFLCRNPDCQEAQNASNFTVLRSQLPRKNKFYSEEEPSDVGDPLPAVASLKKLCAACGCHAPHACSKCKAIHYCSSEHQRAHWPQHKPNCGTAGGTTASPLAQIVFPEFEIVMDSNPIESGEDDKDDEARLAEFQELEASGKTGDLSNVSEAEMDKYFGNTTAADDKTFRQFKKQTAAEPDQIVRYKRGGQPLWITNIATTVENQLKELPNCSVCGGARQFEFQIMPQALTLLEDDNLDWGVLAVYTCAKSCPIEGYVEELLIKQDIAAEDQS from the exons ATGGATATTGATCTGGGATTTGCGGAGAAAAGCGACGATGCCGCCTGGCTAAGTAACCGGTACTTTCCCAGCAAGTTGGGTGGCCAGCCCGCCTGGCTGGAACTCGAGTCCCTGCCGCCCACTTCGCAGATGCAGTGCAGCAAGTGCCAGGCGCCCAAATCCTTCCTGGTCCAGCTGTACGCCCCCTTCGAGGATGGGTTCAACTTCCACCGCTCGATCTATGTGTTCCTCTGCCGGAATCCCGACTGCCAGGAGGCCCAGAACGCGAG CAATTTCACTGTGCTGAGGTCACAGTTGCCGCGGAAGAACAAGTTCTACTCGGAGGAGGAGCCGAGCGACGTGGGAGATCCCCTG cccgCCGTTGCCAGCCTGAAGAAACTGTGCGCCGCCTGTGGATGCCATGCTCCTCACGCCTGCAGCAAGTGCAAGGCCATCCACTACTGCTCCTCGGAGCACCAGCGGGCCCACTGGCCGCAGCACAAGCCCAATTGCGGGACAGCAGGAGGAACCACTGCTTCACCTCTGGCCCAAATAGTCTTCCCTGAATTTGAGATTGTGATGGACAGCAATCCCATAGAATCCGGCGAAGATGACAAAGACGACGAGGCTCGCCTGGCCGAGTTCCAGGAACTGGAGGCCAGTGGAAAGACAGGAGACCTGAGCAACGTTTCCGAGGCGGAGATGGACAAGTACTTTGGAAACACGACGGCTGCCGATGACAAGACTTTCCGTCAGTTCAAAAAGCAAACGGCCGCCGAACCCGATCAGATTGTGCGCTACAAACGGGGAGGACAGCCTCTGTGGATCACCAACATAGCCACAACGGTGGAGAATCAACTAAAGGAGCTGCCCAACTGCTCCGTTTGCGGAGGAGCCCGCCAGTTCGAGTTCCAAATCATGCCGCAGGCTCTTACGCTGCTCGAAGACGACAACCTCGACTGGGGCGTCCTGGCGGTCTATACTTGTGCCAAGAGCTGTCCCATCGAGGGCTACGTGGAGGAGTTGCTCATCAAGCAGGACATTGCGGCGGAGGATCAGAGTTGA
- the tamo gene encoding protein tamozhennic encodes MSDFVPRDLLPDLWEEILRRHWMFLETEESMQKLEERKQLEGCLKEFLCVVQHDRKFFLPETGLVLRRSVRELPDFSAQNALVAFETISQYANNLFTKPWRKEYRTLKTYSGCFQHDIQSRLLDAEQLFLAMGYRRVSEDTFVLEGPICPDQVTNVSRDAMAAYVECQIMKHIYAGVTAAGYSCTWKDILQYRERIVGGTSRTIKEMVSQLSEKRMRKEQQQQSQVQENTYSNVATVAPPAGCVLHGSNNLATHHPSSSGSCALHPNGLNEVGKYMPPYPAPPPQSHLSGPLMTHSRSLEHYQEPHAHLPHRHSFDQQHQQQCQLPHVYEAPYDCLDGLSMGSSASYAAVAGAYNAPGNRYPLPYNISSQLNAPYAAPVDVYGSGENANMYATLGKTAAAHSCDFHRRQPSTSAAAAAALAAMQHRQSTYPPDHHLIDFDERAHLTQHDFGTHDYDPQYAELRAQVQPSMRSNPAAMYATYGGYDLPTTLPQAQAPTSQDMYIYARPVPKSSRMRALAEAGGINPTDKHPRSAERQNTMDNNRKMHKELKERSSRTAPAKRSGNERDIPTTISDMNSYDSASLDGFVALDSASPPLMPKVQEGVGSFESWNYVFKNLERSGYTKDLGDREDLLVQSLDLDSLAITNNGVPAPPPAEKRREPTKATNGEKARTLEKKSGTSRREAKVVTAPAPSPLPNSSSAGVKKKSALKSAIVDNRGTGSRHRTGAVPKQPPAVSPQLIVTSPNEWSCSFCTFLNPDTKRICEMCCRSKDFNLEAATAASSSAAAAAAASAASVSHASSTCV; translated from the exons ATGTCAGATTTCGTGCCGCGCGACCTCCTCCCCGATCTGTGGGAGGAGATACTCCGGCGCCACTGGATGTTCCTCGAGACGGAGGAGAGCATGCAGAAGCTCGAGGAGCGCAAGCAGCTGGAGG GCTGCCTGAAGGAGTTCCTCTGCGTGGTGCAGCACGATCGCAAGTTCTTCCTGCCGGAAACTGGGCTTGTTCTGCGGCGATCCGTGCGTGAGCTTCCGGACTTTTCAGCCCAGAATGCCCTCGTGGCCTTCGAGACCATCAGCCAGTATGCCAACAACCTGTTTACGAAACCCTGGCGGAAGGAATATCGCACTCTTAAGACCTATTCGGGATGCTTCCAGCACGACATCCAATCCCGCCTGCTGGACGCCGAGCAGCTCTTCCTGGCCATGGGTTACCGGCGGGTCTCCGAAGACACCTTCGTCCTCGAGGGACCCATCTGTCCGGACCAGGTGACGAATGTGTCGCGCGATGCCATGGCCGCCTACGTGGAGTGCCAGATCATGAAGCACATCTATGCGGGAGTCACGGCGGCGGGATACAGCTGCACTTGGAAGGACATTTTGCAGTATCGCGAGCGAATCGTGGGTGGCACGTCGAGGACCATCAAGGAAATGGTCAGCCAGCTGAGTGAGAAACGGATGcgcaaggagcagcagcagcagtcgcaaGTGCAGGAGAATACCTACAGCAATGTGGCTACAGTGGCGCCACCAGCCGGTTGTGTCCtccacggcagcaacaacctGGCCACGCATCATCCCAGCAGCTCCGGCAGTTGCGCCCTGCATCCAAATGGCTTAAACGAGGTGGGAAAGTATATGCCGCCGTATCCAGCGCCTCCGCCGCAGTCACATCTGTCTGGTCCTTTAATGACGCACTCTCGCAGCTTGGAGCACTACCAGGAGCCGCATGCCCATCTGCCGCATCGCCACTCCTTCGaccagcaacaccagcagcaatGTCAGCTGCCCCACGTCTACGAGGCGCCCTACGATTGCCTGGATGGCCTGAGCATGGGCAGCAGTGCCTCCTACGCGGCTGTGGCTGGTGCCTATAATGCTCCAGGAAATCGCTATCCGCTGCCGTACAACATCTCCAGCCAGCTGAATGCACCCTATGCCGCGCCCGTCGATGTCTATGGCAGCGGGGAGAACGCCAACATGTACGCCACGCTGGGAAAGACGGCTGCAGCCCACAGCTGCGACTTCCATCGTCGTCAGCCGAGCACTTCtgcagctgccgccgccgccttggCCGCAATGCAGCATCGGCAGAGCACCTATCCGCCGGACCACCATCTCATCGACTTTGACGAGCGGGCGCATCTCACGCAGCACGACTTTGGGACGCACGACTACGATCCGCAGTACGCAGAGCTGAGGGCTCAGGTGCAGCCCAGTATGCGCAGCAATCCGGCTGCAATGTATGCCACCTACGGGGGCTACGATCTGCCCACCACGCTGCCGCAAGCGCAAGCGCCAACGTCGCAGGACATGTACATCTATGCCCGTCCGGTGCCCAAGAGCAGCCGGATGCGGGCGCTGGCCGAGGCGGGGGGCATAAATCCGACTGACAAGCATCCGCGATCAGCGGAAAGGCAG AATACCATGGACAATAATCGCAAGATGCACAAGGAATTGAAGGAGCGGTCTAGCCGAACGGCTCCAGCGAAGAGATCGGGCAACGAACGTGATATACCCACCACCATTTCCGACATGAACAGCTACGACTCGGCCAGTCTGGATGGTTTTGTGGCCCTGGACAGCGCTTCGCCGCCCCTGATGCCCAAGGTGCAGGAGGGCGTGGGCAGTTTCGAGTCCTGGAACTATGTATTCAAGAACCTCGAGCGCTCGGGCTACACCAAGGACTTGGGCGACCGCGAGGACTTGCTGGTACAGAGCCTGGATCTGGACTCGCTGGCCATAACGAATAACGGAgtgccagctcctcctccggcgGAGAAGCGACGCGAGCCCACAAAAGCCACGAATGGCGAGAAGGCGCGCACGCTGGAAAAGAAATCCGGGACGAGTCGACGCGAGGCGAAGGTGGTGACGGCCCCGGCGCCAAGTCCTTTgcccaacagcagcagtgCCGGCGTGAAGAAGAAGTCTGCCTTGAAGTCGGCCATCGTGGACAATCGGGGAACAGGATCGCGGCATCGCACGGGAGCTGTGCCCAAACAGCCGCCGGCCGTCTCGCCGCAGCTGATCGTGACCAGTCCGAACGAGTGGAGCTGCAGCTTCTGCACGTTCCTCAATCCGGACACCAAGCGCATCTGCGAGATGTGCTGTCGCAGCAAGGACTTCAATCTGGAGGCCGCCACGGCGGCTTCCTCCTCGGCCGCTGCAGCTGCCGCAGCTTCGGCGGCCAGTGTGTCGCACGCATCCTCGACCTGCGTCTAG
- the LOC108063108 gene encoding antigen 5 like allergen Cul n 1-like isoform X1 — MILILPVILFIMPLTSGYNYCNNKTHVCDLAKRKHFMCRLEDLAPFQNTKYHAIVPDNQVVRRETLGILNTFRNTFAGGDLMTNENKTFRSAKRMRRLNWDEELAYLARSHASTVSFKHSECRSTLRFPMAGEVLALLPGSKKEKFNVLEIMEKAFNPMFEEYKYVVDPEGLLDGFDPDRDYYVGHFSLLVSDRVSRVGCGIAVGSNCRVGDKVGFCHFLTCHFDYTNVEGSYVYKAGEPASKCSDWNADASKKYSNLCANSGELFPPNKGD; from the exons ATGATTTTGATATTACCCGTGATACTCTTTATTATGCCCTTGACTTCTGGCTATAACTACTGCAACAACAAGACCCACGTGTGCgatttggccaaaaggaaGCATTTCATGTGCCGACTGGAGGATCTGGCACCCTTTCAAAATACCAAGTACCACGCCATCGTTCCGGACAACCAAGTTGTGCGAAGGGAAACGCTGGGCATACTCAACACTTTCCGGAACACTTTCGCTGGCGGGGATCTGATGACGAATGAGAACAAGACCTTCCGGAGTGCCAAGCGGATGAGGAGGCTCAACTGGGACGAGGAGCTGGCCTACCTGGCACGCAGCCACGCCTCCACCGTGTCCTTTAAGCACAGCGAGTGTCGTTCCACCCTGCGATTCCCTATGGCCGGCGAGGTTCTGGCCCTGTTGCCAGGATCTAAAAAGGAGAAGTTCAATGTACTCGAGATAATGGAGAAGGCATTCAATCCAATGTTCGAAGAGTACAAATATGTCGTGGATCCCGAGGGCCTCCTAGATGGCTTCGATCCCGACAG GGACTACTACGTGGGTCACTTCTCTCTCCTCGTCAGCGATCGAGTGTCCCGTGTTGGCTGTGGCATTGCCGTGGGTTCGAACTGCCGTGTCGGCGATAAAGTCGGTTTCTGCCACTTCCTCACCTGCCACTTCGACTACACCAACGTGGAGGGTTCGTATGTTTATAAGGCCGGAGAGCCGGCCAGTAAATGTAGTGACTGGAACGCAGATGCCAGCAAAAAGTATTCTAATTTGTGTGCAAACTCCGGCGAATTATTTCCACCT AATAAGGGAGACTAA
- the LOC108063108 gene encoding antigen 5 like allergen Cul n 1-like isoform X2 — MILILPVILFIMPLTSGYNYCNNKTHVCDLAKRKHFMCRLEDLAPFQNTKYHAIVPDNQVVRRETLGILNTFRNTFAGGDLMTNENKTFRSAKRMRRLNWDEELAYLARSHASTVSFKHSECRSTLRFPMAGEVLALLPGSKKEKFNVLEIMEKAFNPMFEEYKYVVDPEGLLDGFDPDSDRVSRVGCGIAVGSNCRVGDKVGFCHFLTCHFDYTNVEGSYVYKAGEPASKCSDWNADASKKYSNLCANSGELFPPNKGD; from the exons ATGATTTTGATATTACCCGTGATACTCTTTATTATGCCCTTGACTTCTGGCTATAACTACTGCAACAACAAGACCCACGTGTGCgatttggccaaaaggaaGCATTTCATGTGCCGACTGGAGGATCTGGCACCCTTTCAAAATACCAAGTACCACGCCATCGTTCCGGACAACCAAGTTGTGCGAAGGGAAACGCTGGGCATACTCAACACTTTCCGGAACACTTTCGCTGGCGGGGATCTGATGACGAATGAGAACAAGACCTTCCGGAGTGCCAAGCGGATGAGGAGGCTCAACTGGGACGAGGAGCTGGCCTACCTGGCACGCAGCCACGCCTCCACCGTGTCCTTTAAGCACAGCGAGTGTCGTTCCACCCTGCGATTCCCTATGGCCGGCGAGGTTCTGGCCCTGTTGCCAGGATCTAAAAAGGAGAAGTTCAATGTACTCGAGATAATGGAGAAGGCATTCAATCCAATGTTCGAAGAGTACAAATATGTCGTGGATCCCGAGGGCCTCCTAGATGGCTTCGATCCCGACAG CGATCGAGTGTCCCGTGTTGGCTGTGGCATTGCCGTGGGTTCGAACTGCCGTGTCGGCGATAAAGTCGGTTTCTGCCACTTCCTCACCTGCCACTTCGACTACACCAACGTGGAGGGTTCGTATGTTTATAAGGCCGGAGAGCCGGCCAGTAAATGTAGTGACTGGAACGCAGATGCCAGCAAAAAGTATTCTAATTTGTGTGCAAACTCCGGCGAATTATTTCCACCT AATAAGGGAGACTAA
- the LOC108063109 gene encoding venom allergen 3-like yields MISSLVLPLILLLPIVSGYNYCNNKTHKCVLEQSEHFMCQLHKFSPLGGYTRYYETVPDTPLLQNKILGILNKFRNRFASGELWTNENRTFAKAKRMRRLIWDNELGYMARAHASTVSFKHSECRATSRFPYVGEVLGMIVPKRHPKPDLHDLLHKMFNKMFDEYQIVHDPEGLLQGFHPVRDYHCAHFTNIISDRVSRVGCGVAVGKNCRHGSHTNFCTFLTCHFDFTNLNGSYVYKAGEPGNCEDWNTSNSNKLTSLCQNNGELFPPDHGD; encoded by the exons ATGATTTCGAGTCTAGTTTTACCATTAATATTGCTATTGCCAATAGTTTCGGGCTATAACTATTGCAACAACAAAACCCATAAGTGCGTTTTGGAACAATCCGAACATTTTATGTGCCAACTGCACAAGTTTAGTCCCTTAGGCGGTTATACACGGTATTATGAAACAGTTCCAGATACCCCGCtcctacaaaataaaatactgggaatattaaacaaatttcggAACCGTTTCGCAAGCGGGGAACTTTGGACGAATGAGAACAGGACCTTTGCAAAGGCCAAACGGATGCGCAGGCTCATTTGGGATAACGAACTGGGCTATATGGCCCGTGCCCATGCCTCCACAGTTTCATTCAAGCACTCGGAATGTAGGGCCACATCGCGATTCCCCTACGTAGGAGAAGTGCTGGGCATGATAGTTCCCAAGCGCCATCCCAAGCCCGATTTACATGACTTATTGCACAAGATGTTCAACAAGATGTTCGACGAGTACCAGATAGTTCATGATCCAGAGGGACTACTCCAGGGCTTCCATCCCGTCAG GGACTACCACTGCGCCCACTTTACCAACATTATCAGCGATCGAGTCTCTCGGGTGGGATGTGGAGTTGCCGTGGGTAAAAACTGTCGCCACGGATCACATACCAA CTTCTGTACCTTTCTGACCTGTCACTTCGACTTTACCAACTTGAACGGATCGTATGTCTATAAGGCTGGGGAACCTGGCAATTGTGAGGACTGGAACACGTCGAATAGTAATAAGTTAACCAGTCTGTGCCAAAACAATGGCGAACTTTTTCCACCT GATCATGGCGACTag